The sequence TGGCAAAAGAAGCACGGCCGATGACCGGCGGCCAGCGCCGTCATTTCGTCTAGGAAGAAAAGCTCGGTCCATCCGGCCTTGCCTCCCGGCCTGTTACGGCCCATCGGCTCGCGCCGCACATTGCGAAACTGGCACACGCAGATGATCCAGGCCTGAAGCGCCCAGCGCTTCTTCAACAACGTCTTGGTCGCGGGGTCGTGGATGATGCCGCGATTGCCGGTGAACAGCCCGCGCTCGGGCACGGTGTGGATGGCGCCGAACGCATCGACCCGGTTCTGCAGTGGCATAGTTCTCTCCTGGAATACGCATCTTGGCTGCAATGCGGGCGGCATGATATCGCTCGTGGCATCATTTTCATGTCAGCAGGGTTTTGCGATGCGGGTGCTGGTGGTCCAGAACTACGACAATACCGGCCTCGGCCAGGTCGGTGCCGCACTTGCGGAAGCCGGCGCCGATCTCGACGTGCGCCTCCCCTACAAAGGCGATCCCCTTCCTGAAGATGCGACCGGGCACGATGCCATGGTGGTGCTCGGCGGTGGCCAGAATGCGCTGGCCGATGATGAGTACCCCTATTTCCCCGCGCTGCTCGAACTCACCCGCGATTTCGCCGGCAAGGACCGCGCCGTGCTCGGCATCTGCCTTGGCAGCCAGCTCGTCGCCCGCGCCTTCGGCGGCGAGAACCGCATCGGCGGCGCCAATGAATTCGGCTGGCGCGGCGTGTCGCTCACGCCGGACGCCAAGGCCGATCCGGTGCTGGGCGCCCTGCCGGAAAAATTCCCGATCTTCCAGTGGCACGACGACACGTTCGATCTGCCGCAAAACGCCGTGCGGCTGGCCGCCAACGAAGTCGCCGAAAACCAGGCGTTCCGTGTCGGACGCGCCATCTATGGCTTCCAGTTCCATTTCGAGGCCGACCGGCCGATGGTGAAGGACTGGAGTACCTCCTTCGCGTCGACCATCGCTTCGCGGCATCCCGATTGGGCCGACAAGCTCGATGGCGAAATGGCCCTTAACGGACCCGACGCCGATGCCGCCGGTATGGCGATTGCCCGCGCCTGGGTAGCCACGATCTAAGCGCCTGCCCCTCGCGCTCCGCGTGACATAATTGGCACGCAACCGTGAAACCGGCTGGGGAAAACTGCTTTCATCCTTGGCTTGTGTCCGGCCGCCATCCTAGAAGGCGCGCGCTCTGCATCGGCTGTGCAACCGAAATGAACCTTTTGTGTGACCCGTGCGACACACCTCCGATACAGAACGCGCTTAGAAGCGCGAAATCGTC comes from Mesorhizobium japonicum MAFF 303099 and encodes:
- a CDS encoding type 1 glutamine amidotransferase codes for the protein MRVLVVQNYDNTGLGQVGAALAEAGADLDVRLPYKGDPLPEDATGHDAMVVLGGGQNALADDEYPYFPALLELTRDFAGKDRAVLGICLGSQLVARAFGGENRIGGANEFGWRGVSLTPDAKADPVLGALPEKFPIFQWHDDTFDLPQNAVRLAANEVAENQAFRVGRAIYGFQFHFEADRPMVKDWSTSFASTIASRHPDWADKLDGEMALNGPDADAAGMAIARAWVATI